A window of the Miscanthus floridulus cultivar M001 chromosome 14, ASM1932011v1, whole genome shotgun sequence genome harbors these coding sequences:
- the LOC136504100 gene encoding L-type lectin-domain containing receptor kinase IX.1-like: MVVTGLSVTGTVSFLACLALCRQYHLQRRKGRTAAKKKSAGALTYFRGEAVEVIELEQGTTGPRRFSYEELAAATNNFADERKLGEGGFGSVYRGFLEDLNLDVAIKRVSKTSPQGWNEFKSEVRIISRLRHRNLVLLVGWCYGDGDGDDLLLVYELVRNGSVDGHLYNPNKKLTWRVRYQIVLGLGSTLLYLHQDTELRIVHRDVKPSNVMLDASFTAKLGDFGLARVIEDGRRSRTTAAAGTTGYVDPECLNTGRTSVESDVYSFGVVLLEIACGRCPVVTLPNGSTVHLVQRVWELHEAGRVLEAADPRLDGEYSVQEVERVLAVGLWCAHPYRSQRPDIRHALNVLRFDAPLPILPSKFPAVAAHVQPVANALFDSATSSCGAPVISAGIELV, translated from the coding sequence ATGGTGGTAACCGGCTTGTCCGTCACCGGCACAGTGAGTTTCTTGGCCTGCCTCGCTCTATGCCGTCAGTACCACTTGCAACGGCGCAAAGGCAGAACGGCGGCCAAGAAGAAATCGGCCGGAGCACTGACTTATTTCCGAGGTGAAGCTGTGGAAGTCATCGAGCTGGAGCAAGGGACGACTGGACCAAGGAGATTCTCCTACGAAGAGCTCGCCGCCGCCACTAACAACTTCGCCGACGAGAGGAAACTAGGAGAAGGTGGCTTCGGATCGGTGTACCGTGGGTTCTTAGAGGACCTGAACCTGGACGTGGCCATCAAGAGGGTCTCCAAGACTTCTCCGCAGGGCTGGAACGAGTTCAAGTCGGAGGTCAGGATCATCAGCCGTCTCCGGCACCGGAATCTCGTGCTGCTCGTCGGCTGGTGctacggcgacggcgatggcgacgaCCTCTTGCTCGTCTACGAGCTGGTGCGCAACGGCAGCGTGGACGGACACCTCTACAACCCAAACAAGAAGCTGACGTGGAGGGTGAGGTATCAGATCGTGCTCGGGCTCGGCTCGACGCTCCTGTACCTGCACCAGGATACGGAGCTGCGCATCGTGCACCGCGACGTCAAGCCAAGCAACGTGATGCTGGACGCGTCGTTCACCGCCAAGCTCGGCGACTTTGGGCTGGCGAGGGTGATCGAGGACGGCCGGAGGTCACGGACGACGGCAGCGGCGGGCACGACGGGGTATGTGGACCCGGAGTGCCTGAACACCGGCAGGACGAGCGTCGAGTccgacgtgtacagcttcggcgtcGTGCTCCTCGAGATCGCCTGCGGCCGGTGCCCCGTGGTGACGCTGCCGAACGGGAGCACGGTCCACTTGGTGCAGAGGGTCTGGGAACTCCACGAAGCCGGGAGGGTTTTGGAGGCCGCGGACCCACGGTTGGACGGGGAGTACAGTGTCCAGGAGGTGGAGCGCGTGCTCGCCGTCGGGCTCTGGTGCGCGCACCCGTACCGGAGCCAGAGGCCGGACATCAGGCACGCCCTCAATGTGCTGCGGTTCGACGCGCCGCTGCCGATCCTTCCGTCCAAGTTTCCGGCCGTCGCAGCACACGTTCAGCCTGTAGCCAATGCGTTGTTTGATTCTGCAACCAGCAGCTGCGGCGCACCTGTAATCAGTGCGGGCATTGAGCTGGTTTGA
- the LOC136505351 gene encoding 26S proteasome non-ATPase regulatory subunit 11 homolog — MSSSMQSSYLPATTESIAKAQEAKDASESISILYRVLEDPSSSADALRVKELAITNLTNYLTKENRAEDLRNLLTQLRPFFALIPKAKTAKIVRGIIDAVAKIPETSELQISLCKEMVEWTRAEKRTFLRQRVEARLAALLLENQEYTEALTLLSGLIKEVRRLDDKLLLVDIDLLESKLHFSLRNLPKAKASLTAARTAANAIYVPPSQQGTIDLQSGILHAEEKDYKTAYSYFFEAFEAFSSLEDPKAIFSLKYMLLCKIMVNQADDVAGIISSKAGLKYLGPDVDAMKSVADAYSKRSLKYFETALRDYKAQLEEDPIVHRHLSSLYDTLLEQNLCRLIEPYSRVEIAHIAEMIELPINHVEKKLSHMILDKKFAGTLDQGAGCLIIFEDSKTEEIFPATLETITNVGKVVDSLYMRSAKIMA; from the coding sequence ATGTCTTCATCGATGCAATCTTCATACCTCCCTGCTACCACTGAGTCCATAGCAAAGGCTCAGGAGGCCAAGGACGCTTCGGAGTCCATCTCAATCCTTTACCGTGTGCTTGAGGATCCCTCTTCATCTGCGGATGCACTGAGAGTAAAAGAGCTTGCCATTACGAATCTCACAAACTACCTCACAAAAGAGAACAGAGCTGAGGATCTCAGGAACCTTTTGACCCAGCTCAGGCCCTTTTTTGCATTGATCCCCAAGGCAAAGACTGCGAAGATTGTGCGTGGCATCATTGATGCCGTTGCCAAGATACCTGAGACATCTGAGCTTCAGATCTCACTGTGCAAGGAGATGGTTGAATGGACCCGTGCGGAGAAGCGAACCTTCCTCAGGCAGCGTGTGGAAGCAAGGCTGGCAGCCCTCCTGTTAGAGAATCAGGAGTATACTGAGGCCCTCACACTCCTTTCTGGACTCATCAAGGAAGTCAGGAGGCTGGATGACAAGTTGCTTCTTGTGGACATTGACCTCCTGGAGAGCAAGCTCCATTTCTCTCTGAGAAACCTTCCAAAAGCCAAAGCTTCTCTGACCGCTGCAAGAACTGCAGCCAATGCCATTTATGTGCCACCATCTCAGCAGGGCACTATTGATCTGCAGAGCGGAATCCTTCATGCTGAAGAGAAGGATTACAAGACTGCTTACAGCTACTTCTTCGAAGCATTTGAAGCTTTTAGTTCACTGGAAGATCCCAAGGCCATCTTCAGCTTGAAGTACATGCTTCTGTGCAAGATAATGGTAAACCAAGCTGATGATGTTGCAGGAATCATCTCATCAAAGGCTGGCCTGAAGTATCTGGGTCCTGATGTTGATGCTATGAAATCTGTGGCCGATGCCTACTCCAAAAGGTCTCTGAAGTACTTCGAAACTGCTCTCCGTGATTACAAAGCTCAGCTGGAAGAAGATCCTATTGTCCACAGGCACCTTTCTTCACTGTATGATACTCTCTTGGAGCAGAACCTCTGCAGGTTGATTGAGCCCTACTCAAGGGTGGAGATTGCCCACATTGCAGAGATGATTGAGCTGCCAATCAACCATGTTGAGAAGAAGCTGTCCCATATGATCCTTGACAAGAAATTCGCAGGGACACTAGATCAAGGTGCTGGCTGCCTCATCATCTTCGAGGACAGTAAGACTGAGGAGATCTTCCCTGCCACGCTTGAAACGATCACGAATGTCGGGAAGGTTGTGGACAGCCTGTACATGAGATCGGCCAAGATCATGGCCTGA